From the genome of Marixanthomonas ophiurae, one region includes:
- the nqrF gene encoding NADH:ubiquinone reductase (Na(+)-transporting) subunit F encodes MFLAASTLGVIIATVLAFLVLTLLLVALLLFTKQKLSPSGPVTITINDEKELEVESGGTLLSTLSGKKIFLPSACGGGGTCIQCECHVLEGGGEALPTETPHFTRKEIKEGARLSCQVKVKQDMNIHIPEEVFGIKKWEATVVRNYNVASFIKEFVVEIPEDMNYKAGGYIQIEIPPCEVKFEDMDITAHPEEHETPDMFEAEWDKFGLRPLVMKNDEMVERAYSMASYPAEGREIMLNVRVATPPFDREKNGWMNVNPGIASSYIFNAKKGDKVTISGPFGEFFINESEAEMLYVGGGAGMAPMRSHLYHLFKTLKTGRKVTYWYGGRSKRELFYLEHFRELEREFDNFKFYLALSEPAEEDNWKVKKDIHDEEGDGFVGFIHQVVIDNYLNHHEEPEEIELYFCGPPLMNQAVQKMGEDFGIPDENIRFDDFGG; translated from the coding sequence ATGTTTTTAGCAGCAAGTACATTAGGAGTTATTATTGCAACGGTTTTGGCCTTTTTGGTACTTACCTTGTTATTGGTTGCACTTTTGCTTTTTACCAAACAAAAGTTGTCACCTTCCGGTCCTGTAACCATTACCATTAACGATGAAAAGGAACTAGAAGTAGAGTCTGGCGGAACGTTACTTTCCACCCTTAGTGGGAAAAAGATATTCCTTCCCTCTGCATGTGGTGGAGGTGGAACGTGTATTCAATGTGAATGTCACGTATTGGAAGGTGGAGGCGAAGCGCTTCCTACTGAAACACCACACTTTACTCGAAAAGAAATTAAAGAAGGCGCACGTCTTTCGTGTCAAGTAAAAGTAAAACAGGATATGAATATTCATATCCCTGAAGAAGTCTTCGGAATTAAAAAATGGGAAGCAACTGTAGTTCGTAACTACAACGTAGCTTCTTTCATTAAAGAATTTGTAGTGGAGATTCCTGAGGATATGAACTACAAAGCAGGTGGCTATATTCAAATTGAAATCCCACCTTGTGAAGTGAAATTCGAAGATATGGACATCACTGCTCACCCTGAAGAGCACGAAACGCCAGATATGTTTGAAGCAGAATGGGACAAGTTTGGTCTGCGACCATTAGTAATGAAAAATGACGAAATGGTTGAAAGAGCCTACTCTATGGCTTCTTACCCAGCTGAAGGTCGTGAGATTATGCTTAACGTACGAGTTGCAACACCACCATTTGATAGAGAAAAGAATGGATGGATGAATGTAAATCCAGGGATTGCCTCTTCATATATATTTAACGCTAAAAAAGGAGATAAAGTAACTATTTCTGGTCCTTTTGGAGAGTTCTTTATAAATGAATCAGAAGCTGAAATGCTTTATGTTGGTGGTGGAGCTGGAATGGCACCAATGCGTTCACACTTGTATCACTTATTCAAAACATTGAAAACCGGTCGTAAAGTTACGTACTGGTACGGTGGACGTTCTAAAAGAGAATTATTCTATTTGGAACATTTCCGTGAGCTAGAAAGAGAGTTTGATAATTTTAAGTTTTACTTAGCCCTTTCTGAGCCAGCTGAAGAAGATAACTGGAAAGTGAAGAAAGACATACACGATGAAGAAGGCGACGGTTTTGTTGGCTTTATTCACCAAGTCGTAATCGATAATTACTTGAACCACCACGAAGAGCCAGAAGAAATAGAATTGTATTTCTGTGGTCCTCCATTAATGAACCAAGCCGTTCAAAAAATGGGAGAAGATTTTGGTATTCCAGATGAAAATATTCGCTTTGATGATTTTGGAGGGTAA